A single Sphingomonas sp. IW22 DNA region contains:
- a CDS encoding M13 family metallopeptidase, whose protein sequence is MLTFIRTGALLGSVSLLAACAAADRPDAAAIAEQTATVGEAAVGAVTPAPASAPQIGSFGFDVAGMDRAIAPGDDFYGHANGGWAKNTPIPADKSNFGMFSVLSDLSTERTRALLDEARAQGESKIGTAYASYLDSAAIDAKGLAPIQPWLGRIKALNGKPAYAALLAEADRMGIAGPIGSYVGQDDKDPETYILSIFQGGLGMPDRDYYLSTDAKLAETRAAYQAHLTRLLTLAGEPNAPARAKAVLDFETAIARAHWTRIESRDSNKTYNKMTVAQLAQSAPGFDFATYFNGIGAPVRELIVAQPSAVAGEAKLIAAAPIQVLRDQMIIRSLESYADVLPSAVDQAVFAFEGTVLSGTPEQEERWKRAVNFTSRALGDEVSQVYVARYFPPETKAAADTLVKNVIAAMDRRIDQLDWMAPETKVKAHQKLAAFTPKIGYPDRWRDYSDLKIVAGDAFGNKVRAAQWAHNWNVGHLGKPLQRWEWGMTPMTVNAYANFGMVEIVFPAAILQPPFFDPNADPAVNYGGIGAVIGHELSHHFDDQGAKYNQEGRLTDWWTPADVAAFKQRTDALVAQYDAYEPLPGMKVKGALTLGENVADLAGLTVAHDAYMTSLNGKSPPVVDGFTADQRFYLGWAQVWRRNYREANLRQRLLTDPHAPSEQRAWIVRNLDPWYPAFKPAPTSKLFLAPDARVRIW, encoded by the coding sequence ATGCTGACCTTCATCCGTACCGGTGCCCTGCTGGGTTCCGTTTCGCTGCTGGCTGCCTGCGCCGCCGCCGATCGACCCGATGCGGCCGCCATTGCCGAGCAGACCGCGACCGTGGGTGAGGCAGCGGTGGGTGCGGTCACTCCGGCCCCGGCAAGTGCGCCGCAGATCGGCAGCTTTGGCTTTGACGTGGCGGGCATGGACCGCGCGATCGCGCCGGGCGACGACTTTTACGGCCACGCAAATGGCGGCTGGGCAAAGAACACGCCCATCCCTGCGGACAAGTCGAATTTCGGCATGTTCAGCGTGCTGAGCGACCTGTCGACCGAACGAACCCGCGCGCTGCTGGATGAAGCGCGCGCGCAGGGCGAGTCGAAGATCGGCACCGCCTATGCCAGCTATCTCGACAGCGCGGCCATCGATGCCAAGGGGCTGGCCCCGATCCAGCCATGGCTGGGCCGGATCAAGGCGCTGAACGGCAAGCCGGCTTATGCCGCGCTGCTGGCAGAGGCGGACCGGATGGGCATTGCCGGCCCCATCGGCAGCTATGTCGGACAGGACGACAAGGATCCCGAAACCTATATCCTCAGCATCTTTCAGGGCGGGCTGGGGATGCCGGACCGCGACTACTACCTGTCGACCGACGCCAAGCTGGCGGAAACGCGGGCGGCCTATCAGGCGCATCTGACGCGGCTGCTGACGCTTGCCGGCGAACCGAACGCGCCCGCGCGGGCAAAGGCCGTTCTTGATTTCGAAACCGCGATCGCCAGGGCGCACTGGACGCGGATCGAAAGCCGCGACAGCAACAAGACCTATAACAAGATGACCGTGGCCCAGCTGGCCCAGAGCGCGCCGGGTTTCGATTTCGCAACCTATTTCAACGGCATCGGCGCGCCAGTCCGCGAGCTGATCGTGGCCCAGCCCAGCGCCGTTGCGGGTGAGGCAAAGCTGATCGCCGCCGCGCCGATTCAGGTGTTGCGCGACCAGATGATCATACGCAGCCTGGAAAGCTATGCCGATGTGCTGCCCAGCGCGGTCGACCAGGCGGTCTTTGCGTTCGAGGGCACCGTCCTGTCCGGTACGCCGGAACAGGAGGAGCGCTGGAAGCGCGCCGTGAACTTCACCAGCCGCGCGCTGGGGGACGAGGTAAGCCAGGTCTATGTCGCGCGCTACTTCCCGCCGGAAACCAAGGCCGCGGCCGACACGCTGGTCAAGAACGTCATCGCCGCCATGGACCGGCGCATCGACCAGCTCGACTGGATGGCGCCGGAAACCAAGGTGAAGGCGCACCAGAAGCTGGCCGCCTTTACGCCAAAGATCGGCTATCCCGACCGCTGGCGCGATTATTCCGACCTCAAGATCGTCGCGGGCGACGCCTTCGGCAACAAGGTGCGGGCGGCGCAGTGGGCGCATAACTGGAACGTCGGCCATCTTGGCAAGCCGTTGCAGCGCTGGGAATGGGGCATGACGCCGATGACGGTGAATGCCTATGCCAATTTCGGCATGGTCGAAATCGTCTTTCCCGCCGCGATCCTTCAGCCGCCCTTCTTCGATCCCAATGCCGATCCGGCGGTCAATTATGGCGGCATCGGCGCGGTGATCGGCCATGAACTGAGCCACCATTTCGACGACCAGGGCGCGAAATATAACCAGGAAGGCCGCCTGACCGACTGGTGGACGCCCGCCGATGTGGCCGCGTTCAAGCAGCGCACCGACGCGCTGGTCGCGCAATATGACGCGTACGAACCGCTGCCTGGCATGAAGGTGAAGGGTGCGCTGACACTGGGTGAGAATGTCGCCGATCTGGCCGGCCTGACCGTGGCGCACGACGCCTATATGACGTCGCTGAACGGCAAGTCGCCGCCGGTGGTCGACGGCTTCACCGCCGACCAGCGTTTCTATCTGGGCTGGGCACAGGTGTGGCGCCGCAACTATCGCGAGGCGAACCTGCGTCAGCGGCTGCTGACCGACCCGCACGCTCCGTCGGAACAGCGGGCATGGATCGTCCGCAATCTCGACCCCTGGTACCCGGCGTTCAAGCCCGCGCCCACGTCGAAGCTGTTTCTGGCGCCCGACGCGCGGGTGCGGATCTGGTAA